A stretch of the Rosa rugosa chromosome 5, drRosRugo1.1, whole genome shotgun sequence genome encodes the following:
- the LOC133709315 gene encoding transcription factor bHLH30: MMCGKKEDQGECSQSHHHQQVQNIQEQLLLQQQQQMMQQQQQNHNDLYGRGLIFPHDQAPPPILQPWTLPPIHGFNPAHFPVRGDNNIDPFLVPPPAPSSSYASFFNRRGAPSLQFTYDGSASDHHHLRILSEALGPMVQPGSAPFGLQAELGKLTAQEIMDAKALAASKSHSEAERRRRERINNHLAKLRSLLPSTTKTDKASLLAEVIQHVKELKRQTSVIAETSPVPTETDELIVDDASDEEGKFVIKASLCCEDRSDLLPDLIKTLKALRLRTLKAEITTLGGRVKNVLFITGEEDSSSSEEQQQQQYCISSIQEALKAVMEKSGGGDDSNSSGSVKRQRTTNNTNINIL, translated from the exons ATGATGTGTGGAAAGAAAGAAGATCAAGGCGAGTGTTCACAgagtcatcatcatcaacaaGTCCAAAACATTCAAGAGCAGTTGCttctccaacaacaacaacagatgatgcaacaacaacaacaaaaccaCAACGATTTGTACGGTCGAGGATTGATTTTCCCTCATGATCAAGCTCCACCTCCAATCCTGCAGCCATGGACTCTCCCTCCGATCCACGGTTTCAACCCGGCCCACTTTCCGGTCCGAGGGGACAACAACATCGACCCATTTCTAGTCCCTCCTCCAGCTCCCTCATCATCCTATGCCAGTTTCTTCAACAGAAGAGGAGCTCCATCACTACAGTTCACGTACGACGGTTCAGCATCCGATCATCACCACCTCAGAATTTTATCGGAGGCGCTAGGACCGATGGTCCAGCCCGGTTCGGCTCCTTTCGGTCTTCAAGCCGAGCTGGGGAAGTTGACAGCCCAAGAAATCATGGACGCCAAGGCACTCGCAGCTTCCAAAAGTCACAGCGAGgccgaaagaagaagaagagagagaataaatAACCACCTTGCTAAGCTGCGCAGCCTATTACCCAGCACCACGAAA ACGGACAAAGCCTCATTGCTAGCCGAAGTGATACAACATGTGAAGGAGCTGAAACGGCAGACGTCTGTAATAGCAGAGACCAGTCCGGTGCCGACCGAAACAGACGAGCTGATCGTGGACGACGCGTCGGACGAGGAGGGCAAGTTCGTAATCAAAGCCTCGCTGTGTTGCGAGGACCGGTCGGATCTGTTGCCTGATCTCATCAAGACACTCAAGGCATTACGTTTGAGAACATTGAAAGCTGAGATCACAACGTTAGGTGGACGCGTGAAGAATGTTTTGTTCATCACCGGAGAAGAAGATTCAAGTAGTAGCGAAGAGCAGCAGCAACAGCAGTACTGTATAAGCTCGATACAAGAAGCGCTCAAGGCGGTGATGGAGAAGAGCGGCGGAGGAGACGACTCTAATTCTTCAGGCAGTGTTAAACGGCAAAGGACTACTAATAATACCAACATCAATATCCTctaa